The proteins below are encoded in one region of Bacillus vallismortis:
- the iolG gene encoding bifunctional inositol 2-dehydrogenase/D-chiro-inositol 1-dehydrogenase, which yields MSLRIGVIGTGAIGREHINRITNKLSGAEIVAVTDVNQEAAQKVVEQYQLNASVYPNDDSLLADENVDAVLVTSWGPAHESSVLKAIKAQKYVFCEKPLATTAEGCMRIVEEEIKVGKRLVQVGFMRRYDSGYVQLKEALDNHVIGEPLMIHCAHRNPSVAENYTTDMAVVDTLVHEIDVLHWLVNDDYESVQVIYPKKSKNALPHLKDPQIVVIETKGGIVINAEIYVNCKYGYDIQCEIVGEDGVIKLPEPSSISLRKEGKFSTDILMDWQRRFVAAYDVEIQDFIDSIQKKGEVSGPTAWDGYIAAVTTDACVKAQESGQKEKVDLKEKPEFYQSYTTVEN from the coding sequence ATGAGTTTACGTATTGGCGTAATTGGAACTGGAGCAATCGGAAGAGAACATATTAACCGGATCACGAACAAGCTGTCCGGCGCGGAAATCGTTGCTGTAACAGATGTGAATCAAGAAGCTGCACAAAAGGTCGTTGAGCAATACCAATTAAACGCGTCGGTTTATCCGAACGATGACAGCCTGCTTGCAGACGAAAATGTAGACGCTGTCTTAGTGACAAGCTGGGGCCCTGCGCATGAATCGAGCGTATTGAAAGCGATCAAAGCCCAAAAATACGTGTTCTGTGAAAAACCGCTCGCGACAACGGCTGAAGGATGCATGCGTATCGTCGAAGAGGAAATCAAAGTGGGCAAACGCCTTGTTCAAGTCGGTTTCATGCGCCGTTATGACAGCGGTTACGTACAGCTGAAGGAAGCGCTCGATAACCATGTCATCGGTGAGCCGCTTATGATTCACTGCGCGCACCGCAACCCAAGTGTTGCCGAAAATTACACAACGGATATGGCCGTTGTTGATACGCTTGTTCATGAAATTGATGTGCTGCACTGGCTCGTCAATGATGACTACGAGTCCGTTCAAGTCATCTATCCGAAAAAATCGAAAAATGCGCTTCCGCATTTAAAAGATCCGCAAATCGTAGTCATTGAAACAAAAGGCGGCATCGTTATCAATGCAGAAATCTATGTGAACTGTAAATACGGCTATGACATTCAATGTGAAATCGTCGGGGAAGACGGTGTCATCAAGCTCCCTGAACCATCAAGCATCAGCTTGAGAAAAGAAGGGAAATTCAGCACGGATATTCTGATGGATTGGCAGAGACGCTTTGTGGCTGCGTACGATGTGGAAATTCAAGACTTCATTGATTCGATTCAAAAGAAAGGCGAGGTTAGCGGACCGACGGCGTGGGACGGCTATATTGCCGCTGTTACGACTGACGCGTGTGTAAAAGCCCAGGAATCCGGACAAAAAGAAAAAGTTGATTTGAAGGAAAAGCCTGAATTCTATCAATCTTATACAACAGTTGAAAACTAA
- a CDS encoding sugar phosphate isomerase/epimerase family protein: MKLALDPSMYRDDLTLEEMVYKTAELGYEYIELSPREDFCPFYKYPKVDSAKIKQLKRLLKDTGVKLSSLLPLYHWAGPDEDRRQAAVRNWKRAIEIAVELEVELMNSEFSGSKYDPLTSEEKFIKSMDELLPVFEKEGVKLNLQAHPYDFIETHKGAMDMIRALDKDWINLVYSTAHTFFYDDGKGDIETMFDEAGDRLTHVLFADTYNHKAAHGLRYIVNPPDAKVTVHQHLDIGQGEVDFDTIFRKMREMKFDGIATNAVFAWVDKRADESSRFMLQKMKEELGLA, encoded by the coding sequence ATGAAATTAGCATTGGATCCATCGATGTATCGTGATGATTTAACGTTGGAGGAAATGGTATATAAAACGGCGGAGCTTGGCTATGAATATATTGAGCTGTCGCCTCGCGAGGATTTTTGTCCATTCTATAAATATCCGAAGGTTGATTCAGCAAAAATCAAACAATTAAAGCGGCTTTTAAAGGATACAGGTGTTAAGCTTTCATCTCTCCTCCCTCTTTACCACTGGGCGGGTCCTGATGAAGATCGCCGCCAGGCTGCGGTGCGCAATTGGAAAAGGGCGATCGAAATTGCGGTTGAACTTGAAGTGGAATTGATGAACAGTGAGTTCAGCGGTTCAAAATATGATCCTTTAACAAGTGAAGAAAAATTTATCAAATCGATGGATGAGCTTCTGCCAGTCTTTGAAAAAGAAGGCGTTAAACTCAATCTTCAAGCCCATCCATACGATTTTATCGAAACGCACAAAGGCGCGATGGATATGATCCGCGCGCTAGACAAGGATTGGATCAATCTTGTCTACTCGACTGCGCATACGTTCTTCTATGATGACGGCAAAGGCGACATCGAGACCATGTTTGACGAAGCCGGCGACCGCCTTACACATGTTTTATTTGCGGATACCTATAATCACAAAGCGGCTCATGGCCTGCGCTATATCGTCAACCCGCCTGACGCCAAAGTAACGGTTCATCAGCATCTAGACATTGGCCAAGGCGAAGTTGATTTTGATACGATTTTCAGAAAGATGAGAGAAATGAAGTTCGATGGAATTGCGACCAACGCCGTATTTGCTTGGGTTGACAAAAGAGCGGATGAATCAAGCCGTTTTATGCTTCAAAAAATGAAAGAAGAATTAGGTCTGGCATAA
- the iolI gene encoding 2-keto-myo-inositol isomerase, whose amino-acid sequence MKLCFNEATTLENSNLKQDVELCEKHGYDYIEIRTMDKLPEYLKDHTLDDLAKCFQTHHIKPLALNALVFFNNRDEKGHNEIIAEFKDMMETCKTLGVKYVVAVPLVTEQKIVKEEIKKSSVEVLTELSDIAEPYGVKIAFEFVGHPQCTVNTFEQAYDIINTVDRDNVGLVLDSFHFHAMGSNIESLKQADGKKIFIYHIDDTEDFPIGFLTDEDRVWPGQGAIDLDAHLSALKEIGFSDVVSVELFRPEYYKLSAEEAIQTAKKTTVDVVSKYFKM is encoded by the coding sequence ATGAAACTTTGTTTTAATGAAGCAACAACATTGGAAAACTCAAATCTTAAACAGGATGTAGAACTATGCGAAAAGCACGGCTATGATTATATTGAAATTCGCACAATGGATAAGCTGCCAGAGTACTTAAAAGACCATACATTGGACGATCTGGCGAAGTGTTTTCAAACCCATCACATCAAACCGCTTGCTTTAAACGCACTCGTTTTCTTCAACAACCGTGATGAAAAGGGGCACAATGAGATCATCGCTGAATTTAAAGACATGATGGAAACGTGCAAAACCCTCGGTGTGAAATATGTCGTGGCTGTTCCGCTTGTGACTGAGCAGAAAATTGTAAAAGAAGAGATCAAAAAGAGCAGTGTAGAGGTGCTGACTGAGCTCTCAGATATCGCGGAGCCGTACGGCGTAAAAATCGCGTTCGAATTTGTCGGCCACCCGCAATGTACGGTCAATACGTTTGAACAGGCATACGACATCATAAACACAGTCGACCGGGACAATGTCGGGCTTGTCCTTGACAGTTTCCATTTCCATGCGATGGGGTCAAATATCGAGAGCTTAAAGCAGGCGGACGGAAAGAAAATTTTCATCTACCATATCGACGATACCGAAGATTTCCCAATCGGCTTTTTAACGGATGAGGATCGTGTGTGGCCTGGCCAAGGGGCGATTGACTTAGATGCCCACTTATCAGCCCTCAAAGAAATCGGGTTCTCTGATGTTGTATCGGTTGAGCTCTTCCGTCCCGAATACTATAAGCTGAGTGCCGAGGAAGCTATTCAAACAGCGAAAAAAACAACGGTTGATGTTGTTTCAAAATACTTCAAGATGTAA
- the fba gene encoding class II fructose-1,6-bisphosphate aldolase, giving the protein MAFVSMKELLEDAKREHYAIGQFNINGLQWTKAILQAAEDEQSPVIAAASDRLIDYLGGFKTVAAMVNTLMEELSITVPVVLHLDHGSSVERCKQAIDAGFSSVMIDGSHSPIDQNITMTKEVADYAKLHGVSVEAEVGTVGGMEDGLVGGVKYADLHECQRLVEETNIDALAAALGSVHGKYQGEPKLGFKEMEEIAKITNIPLVLHGASGIPADQIARTIQLGHAKININTECMVAWAEKTRFMFENNPDLYEPRAYMTPGIDAVKETVKSKMREFGSAGKAARQQVS; this is encoded by the coding sequence ATGGCTTTTGTATCGATGAAAGAGCTTCTTGAAGATGCAAAGCGGGAGCATTACGCAATCGGCCAGTTTAATATCAACGGCCTGCAGTGGACGAAGGCGATTTTACAGGCTGCGGAGGATGAACAGTCGCCTGTCATTGCAGCGGCGTCGGACCGGCTGATCGACTATTTGGGCGGATTCAAAACCGTAGCCGCGATGGTCAATACGCTGATGGAAGAATTGTCAATTACCGTTCCCGTTGTCCTTCACCTTGATCATGGGAGCAGTGTGGAGCGCTGCAAACAAGCCATTGACGCAGGGTTTAGCTCGGTGATGATTGACGGGTCACATTCGCCGATTGATCAGAACATCACCATGACGAAAGAGGTAGCGGACTATGCGAAGCTTCACGGTGTGTCAGTGGAGGCTGAAGTCGGCACAGTAGGCGGCATGGAGGACGGCCTTGTGGGCGGTGTCAAATACGCTGATCTTCATGAATGCCAGCGTCTCGTGGAAGAAACCAATATTGACGCCCTGGCGGCTGCGCTCGGATCAGTACATGGTAAGTATCAAGGTGAGCCCAAACTCGGCTTCAAAGAGATGGAGGAAATCGCTAAGATCACGAACATTCCGCTTGTTCTTCACGGCGCCTCGGGAATTCCGGCTGATCAAATCGCACGAACAATCCAGCTTGGCCACGCGAAGATCAACATCAATACAGAATGTATGGTGGCATGGGCAGAAAAAACGCGCTTCATGTTCGAGAACAATCCTGACTTATATGAACCCCGCGCTTATATGACCCCGGGAATCGACGCGGTAAAAGAAACAGTGAAAAGCAAAATGAGAGAATTCGGCTCAGCGGGAAAAGCCGCTAGACAGCAAGTCAGCTGA
- a CDS encoding iron-hydroxamate ABC transporter substrate-binding protein, with product MKKNILLVGMLVLLLMFASACSGTASKGSSSDSDTEKTGMRTYKSTKGNVNIPAHPKRIVTDFYAGELLSVGANVVGSGSWSFDNPFLTSKLKDVKNIGDPISVEKVMELQPDLIVVMNEENVDQLKKIAPTVVVPYNTAKNVQDTVSMFGDIAGAKDEAASFIADFNKKAEAAKKKVAGVIDKDATFGIYENTDKGEFWVFNDNGGRGGQAVYNALGLKAPEKIEQDVIKKGEMKQLSQEVIPEYAADYMFITDYNPKGESNTLDKLKESAIWKNLDAVKHNRVFINDFDTFYPYDPISVSKQVDLIADMLVKREKENQE from the coding sequence ATGAAAAAGAACATATTGCTCGTGGGCATGCTGGTGCTGCTTCTTATGTTTGCCAGCGCTTGCAGCGGTACGGCTTCGAAAGGAAGCTCAAGTGATTCAGATACCGAAAAGACAGGAATGAGAACATACAAATCAACAAAAGGGAACGTCAACATTCCGGCACATCCGAAACGCATTGTCACTGATTTTTATGCTGGGGAACTGCTGTCTGTCGGAGCGAATGTGGTCGGCTCAGGCTCATGGTCATTTGATAATCCGTTTTTAACATCAAAGCTAAAAGATGTGAAGAATATCGGTGATCCTATCAGCGTTGAAAAAGTGATGGAGCTTCAGCCTGACTTAATTGTTGTCATGAATGAAGAGAATGTCGATCAATTAAAGAAAATCGCTCCAACTGTTGTCGTTCCTTATAACACAGCGAAAAACGTGCAGGATACGGTCAGCATGTTCGGAGATATCGCCGGAGCGAAAGATGAAGCAGCATCATTTATTGCTGACTTTAACAAAAAAGCGGAAGCAGCCAAAAAGAAAGTGGCCGGCGTCATCGACAAGGATGCAACCTTCGGCATATATGAAAACACGGACAAGGGCGAATTCTGGGTGTTTAATGATAATGGCGGACGCGGCGGCCAAGCTGTATACAACGCGCTTGGGTTAAAAGCGCCTGAAAAAATCGAACAGGATGTCATTAAAAAAGGAGAGATGAAACAGCTCTCTCAAGAGGTTATTCCTGAGTATGCCGCAGATTATATGTTCATTACGGACTACAATCCGAAAGGCGAAAGCAACACACTCGATAAGCTAAAGGAATCCGCTATCTGGAAAAACCTAGACGCTGTCAAACATAACCGTGTGTTCATCAACGATTTTGACACATTCTACCCGTACGACCCGATCTCCGTCAGCAAACAGGTTGATTTGATTGCTGATATGCTGGTGAAGCGCGAGAAAGAAAACCAAGAATAA
- the cotNE gene encoding inner spore coat protein CotNE: MYPYPYYGPQPPQQEPYYSHYEYNPHPRQDVYNPHPIDRQPPALERRVAALERQNEQQTRELTRLTNEDRRQNREIARMAEQVSQLSQAIERHTRRLNRLNQRLRTVENRLNIPFTAGEGGF; this comes from the coding sequence ATGTACCCTTATCCATATTACGGCCCGCAGCCGCCTCAGCAGGAACCTTACTATAGCCACTATGAATACAATCCTCATCCGCGGCAGGATGTATACAACCCACACCCCATAGACAGACAGCCGCCGGCATTAGAAAGAAGAGTTGCAGCTCTTGAACGGCAGAATGAACAACAAACAAGGGAATTAACACGGCTCACAAATGAAGACCGGCGCCAAAATCGGGAAATTGCCCGGATGGCCGAACAGGTCAGTCAGTTAAGCCAAGCCATTGAACGCCATACCCGCCGCTTAAATCGGCTCAATCAGCGCCTCCGTACGGTAGAAAACAGGCTGAATATCCCATTTACCGCGGGTGAAGGTGGTTTTTGA